The Kiritimatiellia bacterium nucleotide sequence TGCGCGACATGGCTGGTTTTCAAAATTCCCTGATACATGGGAACATCAATGGAATAATGCTCTTATCGCCGCTTTGTCGAATAATGATGTCATTGGGCGTCATATTACGGATATGAAACCGCCCTGTGATGCCTATGCGTTTTGGTTCACGTTCGATGGAGTTAATATGTACGGTAAAATCGGGCTTCTTTCCGATGGACACGTAATTATTATTTTTTCAAGTCATCAACCGAGAAAAGGAGAGAATAAACTATGAAAGCTCCTGTGCCTGGATGGGTGCGTTGTTCTTCACGAGAACCGGTATACATTCCGAACGCGAGCGGAGAAGATATTGCCGAAACGATTTGGGTGGATGTGCAGGCTTGGCGAGACCCGAAGAGCGGTGAGATATACCTGGATGGCGAGGCAACCGAAAAACTAGAAGCTGTCAAAGCCCGCTATCTTGGAGTTCTTGCGCCCCACCAGTTGAAAGACCTGCGCAATGCGATTGGGGTGACCCAAAAAGGCATAGCAGAACTCCTGCAACTTGGTGAAAAATCTTGGACTCGCTGGGAAAACGGGAATGAGCGCCCTTCGCGCTCCATGAACGTCCTTTTGTGCGCGGTTTATGATGGGCGAATAGATGTGAACTATCTGCGCGCCTTGGCAAATCCATCTTTGCGATCACAATTCGCGCGGTGGAAACCGGAGGTCAAGTTCGACGCCGCTCCCTATCAGGAAACCGGCCGCTATACATGGAGTGCAAATGAAAGCGCGTCCTTCGCCGCTTAAATGCCTCGGCTATTTCGTGACAGAGCTGGCGCTCACCGCCAACCCGGGCTTCGATACCAATAAGCCGAGTGTATTGGATTTCAAGGATCTCCAGGTGAACTCCACTGCCGAGATTTTGCCGTCGAAGAAAGAAACACAGAAGCAACTCTGGCGGCTATTGCTCAGGATTCATCAGAATGTCGGGCCGGAAAAAAATTCTCCCTACAATTTCGCCATTGTGCTCATGGGTAATTTTGAAGTTCATCCGGATTACCCTGCGAACAAGGTTGAGCAACTGGTAAAAATCAACGGAAGTTCAATTCTATACAGCAGTGCGCGCCAAATCCTATGGGAAGCTATGAGTAATGGACCATTTCGCTCTCTCATGTTGCCCACCGTGAGTTTTGTTGATTCCCCTGCCGGAATTCAGGAAGGTAAGGTGGTGGAACCCAAAACAATATCCGGAAAGAATGAGTGATGAGCAGAACGGTTAGTTACCCAAACGGCATTGGCGGAATAACCAGGCCGCGGCAGTTGCGGGCGTCCATGTACACGCTCATCGGTTTTTCGGAGCGGACGTGCCGCACGAATTCGTCGGCATACAAGGCCGGCATTTTTTCAAGCTCGTCCCAGCGCACGAAATTTTCCAGCCCCGTCTCGTTGATGGAGAAATAACCGATGCCCGTGGCGGCCAGGTTATGGAAAAAATGCCCGCCCTGCGACGGATCAATGCGTTTTCCGCCGGCGCTCGTTTCCACGATCAGCGCCGCGCCCGCCACCTGCTGCCAGTTGACCGGAATGCCGAGTTGGACCATGCGCGTTCCCCAGCGGCCCGGTCCGATGAGAATATAACGCCGCTGTTTTTCAAGCAGGGCCTGGTTCAGCCGGCCGATGACCGCGGCGATTTTCTCGGTCTTTGAGAAGTCAAAACGGCCGGGATGGCAGTAAATAATGTCGGTGATGTTTTCAATGATGCCGTTGCCCATCACCCGGCGGCAGGCGCAGAGCGCTTCTTTAAGGTCAATTGATTCAAGCCGGAATGCAATTTGTTCGCATCCGGTAACCATCGGCCTGATCTGGAGAAAATAAAATTCCGGCTTGGTGCCGGGGGCGAAGTCAATGTTGAGCGCGAATTCAATTTCAACTTCCGAGCCCATGCTCGCGCGGCCGGTTTGAAGGAGTTCCGCCAGAATATCGGCCAGCGGGAAGAGTTTATGCTTGAGCAAAGGCGCAAAAGTCACCAGGCGCGGCCCTTCCTCGTTCAGGTCGTCCACCAGGCGGTCGTCGGCGGCGGAGAGCACGCCGCCGACCGGATGCAAAGTCCCGTCTTTTTCCGCGCGCTCCAGGTCAAAAAGTTTCAGATCAACGCTTTTGCCGAATTCCGGCGAGGGCTTGCCGCCGGCCAGGTCCAGGGCGTAAAATTGTTTCTGCGATTGATACAGCATTTCCCGCGGCGTTGCGGCCTGCGGCAGAATGTTGGGATGCCGCGGGCAGAAACGGAAACAGCGGCCGCCTTCCACCACCGTCTTGCCGAAACCCAGCGCGGCCGAGGCGACGCCGTCCTCCGGCTCAATGCGCGCGAAGGGATAATAGTTGAACGACTGCGCCACGCCCGATACGGCCGGATAAAAAAGATCGCCGTATTGGCGGCCGGCAAGTTCCTGGACGATCACGGCCATCTTTTCCTCTTCCATGTTCAGCTTCAGGGTCTGAAAATATTTTTTAGTGGAAACGGTATAAACCGAGGCGTAGACCATCTTTACCGCGCGCATGAGCTGTTCCAGCCGTTCCTCAAATTTTCCGGCGCGGTTGGCCAGCATGCAGGTTTCGTAAAGCCCGGCGAATGGTTGGTTGGATGAATCCTCCATGTGGCTTGAGGAGCGGACCGCCAGCGGCGTCTGGACGTGCCGCAGATAGGTCGCAAGCTGTTCCGCCAGGTTTTCCGGCAGTTTTCCGGCCAGGAACCGGGCGCGCAGCTGATCGTCGTCATGACAGGAAAACGCGAATAAATCCAGGTTGTTCAGCGCCATGAATGAATCAAAGGAGTCGGTGGTGATCACAATTGTGCGCGGAATGCGGACTTCCTGCCCGCAAATGCCGGCGTTGTCGGTCCGGCGGCTGAGGAGGTTGGACATAAAGGCCAGGCCGCGCGCCTTGCCGCCCAGTCCCCCGCGCCCGGTCATCAGGAAGGAATAATCCGGTTGGAAATCGTCGGTGCGGAAATCGGCGATTATCCCGCGGTGTTTTTCGCGTCGGACGATTTCCACGGCGGCGCGCAGGATTTCGCGGATTTCATCCGGCGATTCAAAATCTTCCATTTGCAGGGGGCGCAGGGTCTCGGCCAGCGCGGTTTCGCCCTGGGCCAGAAGCCAATGGGAGAATTGATTGTGCCGGACGTGAAAAGAGAGCGATTCATCCGGGATTCGGGCGATGGCCTGTTCAAATTCGTGCAGGTTGCGCGCGCGCATCAGTTCCTCGCCCTTTTGATTGCGAAAAATGAAATCGCCAAAGCCGAGTTTTTCAGCGCAGAATTCTTCAACCGTTTTGATCAGCCGCGGCGATTTTTTATCCGCAAAATCAATGCGCAGTTCCCGGGCGGTCTGTTGAACGGATTCATCGGCCGAAATCAATAATATGGGGAGTCCGGGGATTGAGCGCAGCATCCGGCGGATAAAGTCCGAACCGCTTTGCTGTTTTTCGTGGCCGGGGCCGGATATCTGCAGGTCTGAAAAAACGCCGTGCAGAA carries:
- a CDS encoding helix-turn-helix domain-containing protein, encoding MKAPVPGWVRCSSREPVYIPNASGEDIAETIWVDVQAWRDPKSGEIYLDGEATEKLEAVKARYLGVLAPHQLKDLRNAIGVTQKGIAELLQLGEKSWTRWENGNERPSRSMNVLLCAVYDGRIDVNYLRALANPSLRSQFARWKPEVKFDAAPYQETGRYTWSANESASFAA
- a CDS encoding protein-export chaperone SecB, with product MKARPSPLKCLGYFVTELALTANPGFDTNKPSVLDFKDLQVNSTAEILPSKKETQKQLWRLLLRIHQNVGPEKNSPYNFAIVLMGNFEVHPDYPANKVEQLVKINGSSILYSSARQILWEAMSNGPFRSLMLPTVSFVDSPAGIQEGKVVEPKTISGKNE
- a CDS encoding PEP/pyruvate-binding domain-containing protein, whose product is MSRITIEGLKEKLTRSAQPDVRRFHALMARRIKTILMVSTHYEAFSLSWDGSLTEDIYGAFSLLHLQNVPQIVTVTSAQAALEELAREKYDLILVSSNLPDMDIGEFGLKVKSAHPDLPVVMLIFSFGGLPSLPLAHAQPGIDFIFSWQGSAKVLFSIIKLVEDSLNIDRDLQIARIGVILVIEDSVKQYSFFLPHLYTTLMKQTFARVPYGIDENERQLLTRTRPKVLLARTIPQAEDYAAKYQVFLHGVFSDLQISGPGHEKQQSGSDFIRRMLRSIPGLPILLISADESVQQTARELRIDFADKKSPRLIKTVEEFCAEKLGFGDFIFRNQKGEELMRARNLHEFEQAIARIPDESLSFHVRHNQFSHWLLAQGETALAETLRPLQMEDFESPDEIREILRAAVEIVRREKHRGIIADFRTDDFQPDYSFLMTGRGGLGGKARGLAFMSNLLSRRTDNAGICGQEVRIPRTIVITTDSFDSFMALNNLDLFAFSCHDDDQLRARFLAGKLPENLAEQLATYLRHVQTPLAVRSSSHMEDSSNQPFAGLYETCMLANRAGKFEERLEQLMRAVKMVYASVYTVSTKKYFQTLKLNMEEEKMAVIVQELAGRQYGDLFYPAVSGVAQSFNYYPFARIEPEDGVASAALGFGKTVVEGGRCFRFCPRHPNILPQAATPREMLYQSQKQFYALDLAGGKPSPEFGKSVDLKLFDLERAEKDGTLHPVGGVLSAADDRLVDDLNEEGPRLVTFAPLLKHKLFPLADILAELLQTGRASMGSEVEIEFALNIDFAPGTKPEFYFLQIRPMVTGCEQIAFRLESIDLKEALCACRRVMGNGIIENITDIIYCHPGRFDFSKTEKIAAVIGRLNQALLEKQRRYILIGPGRWGTRMVQLGIPVNWQQVAGAALIVETSAGGKRIDPSQGGHFFHNLAATGIGYFSINETGLENFVRWDELEKMPALYADEFVRHVRSEKPMSVYMDARNCRGLVIPPMPFG